The genomic window GTCTTAAGATGTATTTTGTTGGAATTGATTGGGCTGATACAAAACATGATATCCTGGTTATGAGTGGCGATGGTAAAGAACTAGATAACTTCACTATCCAACATTCCAAAGATGGATTTGAAACTTTAGAAACTAAACTTCTAAAGCACGATGACAATCCTAAAAACTTCTGCTGCTTAATTGAAA from Natranaerobius trueperi includes these protein-coding regions:
- a CDS encoding IS110 family transposase, which codes for MYFVGIDWADTKHDILVMSGDGKELDNFTIQHSKDGFETLETKLLKHDDNPKNFCCLIE